A genomic segment from Malus domestica chromosome 05, GDT2T_hap1 encodes:
- the LOC139196210 gene encoding uncharacterized protein encodes MAHANLMNNYFNPNSVYTKEDFRRRFRMRCHVFEHLLRDFQQVNPYFRQKRDRASYPGFSPHQKVYKDEYLREPNQENLNRLFRKAEDRVFSGMIGSLNCMHWDWKNCPTGWQGGFSRMSRKPTVLLEAVASYDTWIWHAFFGVPGFQNDITVLGRSPIFNNLSEGKAPQLDYYINSRQYNMRYYLADGIYPKWTTLVQAIPNPRMKQKSCLLYTKRHIRKMLRELSVFYKQGGRS; translated from the exons ATGGCGCatgccaatctgatgaacaactacttcaaccctAACTCGGTGTACACAAAAGAGGATTTCAGACGTCGGTTCCGGATGAGGTGTCATGTCTTCGAGCATTTACTTCGTGATTTCCAGcaggtcaatccatactttcgacAGAAGCGGGACAGAGCAAGCTAccctggtttctcacctcatcagaag gtttacaaagacgagtacctccgcgagccaaatcaagaaaatcTGAATCGGCTCTTTCGCAAAGCTGAAGACCGTGTGTTTTcgggcatgatagggtcattaaactgcatgcattgggattggaagaactgtcccacCGGATGGCAAGGAGGCTTTAGCAGAATgtcgagaaagccaactgtTTTGTTAGAGGCAGTTGCTtcatatgacacatggatctggcatgctttctttggagtccctggattccaaaatgacattacagttcttgggcgttcacccatcttcaataacttgtcggaaggtaaagcacctcaacttgactactacatcaatAGTCGTCAATACAATATgaggtattacttggcagatggcatctacccaaagtggacgacacttgtccaagcaattccaaaccctagaatgaagcagaaaagttgtttactttacaccaagaggcatatcagaaagatgttgagagagctttcggtattctacaagcaAGGTGGAAGATCATAA